One part of the Saprospiraceae bacterium genome encodes these proteins:
- a CDS encoding ABC transporter permease, whose translation MLTNYFKLALRNLLKNKMYTGINLVGLSIGIAATILIYRIITYELSYNKHFKNYDRIVRVIVDGKNKITGNHYQNQGMTLPAMDVIKRSVPQFKTTTKIKEFWPTIAVPNPSGGAPLKKFNTEEPSVAFFVEPAFFEIFDYQWLAGNAQSALNEVNTIVLTKSLAEKCFGDATQAIGQTIIMDNLEPYLRVEGVVNDPTPTSDFPITAFVSYPTFRAHPEFYFYSDDWGSTSTNNQFFALLNDPTQVDATNQVLAGIGQEHYETDRGSRKHMLQPLSDLHYNEDLGTSGSHVMDKKKLWILGMIGFLILIMACFNFINMANAQSVTRIKEVGIRKTLGVSNGALMSGFLLETGLLVLCGILLGAGIAFVTTPVLQHISPLPADISLFSDFGLILFLLGLFVVVTLLAGLYPASVLTSFQPVKIFRSDYDKGFGSGVMLRKVLVVIQFVIAFGLIISTVVTLSQLSFIQNMNLGFNKDLVYTFGYNNDSLTQSRLGTLKNRVTAIPGVENMSVSSDMPSSGNTWSSNWSLSQGKEDAPFSISIKYCDEDFQKTYDIKLLSGRWLNQSDTAREAVLNRTALLKYGITNVDSMIGSPIRLGGGQPMILVGVAEDYHSHSAHEPLEALLMTSYNKFYFLASVKLRDANIHATTAAIANIYNDMFPEQVFKGTFYDTEIQRFYETDTKFTALCKGFALLAVLISCLGLFALASFAISRRLKEIGVRKVLGATTGNIVGLISKDFLILVMVAFFIAAPLSWYFMNQWLQGFVYRTDISWWMFVVAMVLVLTLAMVTVSTQAVKASWTNPVKSLRSE comes from the coding sequence AATTATTTCAAACTCGCACTTCGCAATCTCCTCAAAAACAAAATGTACACTGGTATCAACCTGGTTGGATTATCTATTGGGATCGCAGCTACTATCTTAATCTACCGGATCATTACCTATGAACTATCTTATAATAAACATTTTAAGAATTATGATCGCATCGTCCGGGTGATCGTCGATGGAAAAAATAAGATTACAGGAAATCATTACCAGAATCAAGGCATGACCTTACCGGCAATGGATGTGATTAAAAGATCAGTGCCCCAATTTAAGACCACTACTAAAATTAAAGAATTTTGGCCTACGATCGCTGTGCCCAATCCTTCCGGAGGAGCTCCTTTGAAAAAATTTAATACCGAAGAACCATCCGTCGCATTTTTTGTAGAACCTGCATTTTTTGAGATTTTTGATTACCAATGGCTCGCTGGCAATGCCCAATCTGCATTGAATGAAGTCAATACCATCGTTCTGACTAAAAGCCTGGCAGAAAAATGTTTTGGAGATGCCACCCAGGCGATTGGCCAGACGATCATCATGGACAATTTAGAACCTTATCTTCGGGTAGAAGGTGTCGTAAATGATCCGACTCCGACTTCCGATTTTCCGATCACGGCTTTTGTGTCCTATCCCACATTCAGAGCGCACCCCGAATTTTATTTTTATAGTGATGACTGGGGTTCTACCAGTACCAATAATCAATTTTTTGCGTTACTGAATGATCCTACTCAGGTAGATGCCACCAATCAGGTGCTGGCCGGAATAGGACAAGAACATTATGAAACGGACAGAGGTAGCAGGAAACATATGCTGCAGCCGCTGTCAGACTTGCATTATAATGAAGACCTGGGTACTTCAGGAAGCCATGTAATGGACAAAAAGAAACTGTGGATCTTGGGCATGATTGGGTTCCTGATCCTTATCATGGCCTGTTTTAATTTTATCAATATGGCCAATGCCCAATCCGTCACCAGGATAAAAGAAGTCGGCATCCGTAAGACATTGGGTGTAAGCAATGGCGCTTTGATGTCCGGGTTTTTATTGGAGACTGGTCTGCTGGTCCTATGTGGCATTTTATTAGGAGCGGGTATAGCGTTTGTCACTACACCTGTATTGCAGCATATATCCCCATTGCCTGCTGACATTTCTTTATTTAGTGATTTTGGGTTGATTTTGTTTTTATTGGGCTTGTTCGTTGTCGTGACTTTGCTTGCGGGATTGTACCCTGCATCTGTGCTTACATCTTTTCAACCTGTTAAAATATTCAGATCAGATTATGACAAAGGATTTGGATCTGGCGTGATGTTGAGAAAGGTCCTCGTAGTTATACAATTTGTGATAGCTTTTGGGCTAATAATCAGTACCGTGGTGACATTGAGCCAGTTGTCCTTTATTCAAAATATGAATCTTGGCTTCAATAAGGATCTGGTCTACACCTTTGGCTATAACAATGATAGCCTGACTCAATCCCGGCTTGGCACTTTAAAAAACAGGGTGACAGCTATCCCGGGTGTGGAAAACATGAGCGTCAGTAGCGATATGCCATCCTCTGGCAATACGTGGAGCTCCAATTGGTCATTGAGCCAGGGCAAAGAAGATGCACCTTTTAGTATCTCTATAAAATATTGTGATGAAGATTTTCAAAAGACCTATGATATAAAATTATTGTCAGGAAGATGGTTAAATCAATCTGATACTGCCCGGGAGGCAGTACTGAACAGGACAGCATTATTAAAATATGGCATCACCAATGTCGATTCGATGATCGGGAGTCCTATCAGGCTGGGTGGTGGTCAACCAATGATACTGGTGGGGGTAGCGGAAGATTATCATAGTCATTCTGCCCATGAACCACTGGAGGCACTTTTAATGACTTCTTATAATAAGTTTTATTTTTTGGCTAGCGTCAAGCTCAGAGATGCCAATATCCATGCAACGACCGCTGCGATAGCAAATATTTACAATGATATGTTTCCGGAGCAGGTGTTCAAGGGTACATTTTACGATACAGAGATCCAGCGGTTTTACGAGACAGATACCAAGTTTACCGCTTTATGCAAAGGCTTTGCCCTGCTGGCAGTGCTCATCTCCTGCCTGGGATTATTTGCACTGGCTTCATTTGCTATTTCCAGGAGATTAAAAGAAATAGGTGTCAGAAAAGTATTGGGCGCTACGACCGGTAACATAGTAGGTCTCATCAGCAAAGATTTTTTAATATTGGTCATGGTCGCATTTTTTATCGCAGCGCCGCTCTCATGGTATTTTATGA